One stretch of Brachyhypopomus gauderio isolate BG-103 chromosome 10, BGAUD_0.2, whole genome shotgun sequence DNA includes these proteins:
- the cxadr gene encoding coxsackievirus and adenovirus receptor homolog gives MSRADVTTTIRSTPKKLASYKVSQIFNHSRLHRERNRATKTAGMDWKTTRFFYVFMIVTSGAVRGLQITSTGPTSIEMASSGTVKLDCQFKLDPQDSGPLDIEWSLQPSDNQKEEKVCQCSTGLHSWRSARGLELITFTLILIARLCAPLHIHRFSTPSPHELPASVHQIRVRPSPPKCSIEGSTYVGDNVVMKCKSSEGTTPIQYIWDRVTGNKLLPATAVVDSVAGTISMRNASEAMSGSYRCTAKNRVGTNECVLQLSVTQPPNTAGIIAGTVIGVLLLLLLLALLLFCCCRARHKKKYEKEISYEIREDVPPPKSRISTARSFTSAGSQRSSLGSMSPSNLHEYTKAQYDKIPTEEYDRPPSHAPLPPPSRMAGPNLSRMGAVPVMVPAQNRDGSIV, from the exons ATGTCGCGCGCAGACGTTACCACGACAATACGATCTACTCCGAAAAAGTTAGCCAGCTATAAAGTTAGTCAGATATTTAATCACTCCCGTTTGCACCGGGAAAGGAATCGAGCGACAAAAACCGCAGGGATGGATTGGAAAACAACGCGTTTCTTTTACGTTTTTATGATTGTCACCTCAG gtgcagTGCGTGGCCTGCAGATCACCTCCACGGGGCCCACCTCTATAGAGATGGCCAGCAGTGGGACTGTGAAACTGGACTGCCAGTTTAAACTTGACCCTCAGGACTCAGGACCACTGGACATCGAGTGGAGCCTTCAGCCATCTGACAACCAAAAAGAGGAGAAAGTG TGTCAGTGCAGTACTGGCCTGCATTCCTGGCGGTCAGCCAGGGGGCTGGAACTAATAACGTTTACTCTCATCCTTATCGCCCGGCTCTGTGCTCCACTCCATATCCACCGCTTCTCCACCCCTTCTCCACACGAGCTGCCTGCCTCTGTCCACCAGATCAGAG TTCGTCCCTCGCCGCCCAAGTGTTCCATAGAGGGCTCTACTTATGTTGGGGACAATGTTGTAATGAAATGCAAGTCGAGTGAAGGCACTACTCCAATACAGTATATCTGGGACAGAGTCACTGGAAATAAACTACTGCCAGCAACAGCTGTTGTag ATTCTGTGGCGGGCACCATCAGCATGCGTAATGCTAGTGAAGCCATGTCTGGATCCTACCGCTGCACTGCCAAGAACCGTGTGGGCACCAACGAGTGTGTGCTGCAGCTCAGTGTCACGCAGC CGCCCAACACTGCCGGGATCATCGCCGGTACGGTGATCGGTGTtttactcctcctcctcctcctcgccctcctgcTGTTCTGCTGTTGTCGTGCCCGCCATAAGAAGAAGTACGAGAAAGAAATCTCCTATGAGATCAG AGAGGACGTGCCTCCACCTAAGAGCCGTATCTCCACCGCACGCAGCTTCACCAGTGCAGGCAGTCAGCGCTCCTCCCTGGGCTCCATGTCCCCCTCCAACCTCCACGAGTACACCAAGGCCCAGTACGACAAGATCCCCACAGAGGAATACGACAGGCCCCCCAGCCACGCCCCGCTGCCCCCGCCCAGCAGGATGGCCGGACCCAACCTCAGCCGCATGGGGGCCGTTCCAGTCATGGTCCCAGCGCAGAACAGAGACGGGTCTATTGTCTAG